Proteins encoded together in one Lepus europaeus isolate LE1 chromosome 13, mLepTim1.pri, whole genome shotgun sequence window:
- the PREB gene encoding prolactin regulatory element-binding protein, with product MGRRRAPELYRAPFPLYALQVDAGAGLLIAAGGGGAAKTGIKNGVHFLQLERINGHLSASLLHSHDTQTRATMNLALAGNILAAGQDAHCQLLRFQAHRPQGNSKAEKAGPREHGPRQRKGATPAEKKPKAETQCEGVELRVENLQAVQTDFGPDPLQKAVCFSRDHTLLATGGTDGCVRVWEGVPSLEKTEEFKAHEGEIEDLTLGPDGKLVTVGWDFKACVWQKNQLVTQLHWQENGPTSSNTPYRYQACRFGRVPDQPAGLRLFTVQIPHKRLRQPPPCYLTAWDGSTFLPLRTRPCGHEVVSCLSVSESGTFLGLGTVTGSVAIYIAFSLQRLYYVREAHGIVVTDVAFLPERGRGPELLGSHETALFSVAVDSRCQLHLLPSRRSVPVWLLLLLCVGLIVVTILLLQSAFPGFL from the exons ATGGGCCGGCGCCGGGCACCGGAGCTGTACCGGGCCCCGTTCCCGTTGTACGCACTTCAGGTGGACGCCGGCGCGGGCCTGCTCATCGCTGCGGGCGGAGGAGGCGCCGCCAAGACAGGCATAAAGAATGGCGTG CACTTCCTGCAGCTGGAGCGGATTAACGGGCACCTGAGTGCCTCCTTGCTACACTCCCATGACACTCAGACACGGGCCACCATGAACTTGGCCCTGGCCGGTAACATCCTGGCTGCCGGGCAGGATGCCCACTGTCAGCTCCTGCGCTTCCAGGCCCATCGGCCGCAGGGCAACAGCAAGGCCGAGAAGGCAG GTCCCAGGGAGCATGGGCCTCGGCAAAGGAAGGGGGCCACCCCCGCGGAGAAGAAGCCCAAAGCGGAAACCCAGTGCGAGGGGGTAGAGCTGCGGGTGGAGAACCTGCAGGCGGTGCAGACGGATTTCGGCCCCGATCCGCTGCAGAAAGCTGTGTGCTTCAGCCGCGATCATACCCTGCTGGCCACGGGAGGGACGGACGGCTGCGTTCGCGTCTGGGAAGGT GTGCCCAGCCTGGAGAAAACCGAGGAGTTCAAAGCCCACGAAGGAGAGATTGAAGACCTGACTCTAGGGCCGGATGGCAAG CTGGTAACAGTGGGCTGGGACTTCAAGGCCTGTGTGTGGCAGAAGAATCAGCTGGTGACACAGCTGCACTGGCAAGAGAACGGACCCACCTCGTCTAACACGCCCTACCGCTACCAGGCCTGCAG GTTTGGGCGGGTCCCAGACCAGCCTGCTGGGCTGCGACTCTTCACAGTACAGATTCCGCACAAGCGCCTGCGCCAGCCCCCGCCCTGCTACCTCACAGCCTGGGATGGCTCCACCTTCTTGCCCCTGCGCACGAGGCCCTGTGGCCACGAAGTCGTCTCCTGCCTCAGCGTCAG TGAATCGGGCACCTTCCTGGGCCTGGGCACGGTCACTGGCTCTGTGGCCATCTACATAGCTTTCTCCCTCCAG cgccTCTACTATGTGAGGGAGGCTCACGGCATTGTGGTGACAGACGTGGCCTTTCTGCCCGAGAGGGGTCGCGGTCCAGAGCTGCTCGGGTCTCACGAAACCGCCCTGTTCTCCGTGGCTGTGGACAGTCGTtgccagctgcacctgctgccctcacGGC GGAGCGTTCCTGtgtggctgctgctcctgctgtgtGTTGGACTCATTGTGGTGACCATCCTGCTGCTCCAGAGTGCCTTTCCGGGTTTTCTTTAA
- the PRR30 gene encoding proline-rich protein 30 produces the protein MVPQKTDQVLLQNTAPPGCHPQNLSQLVDSPPCGSRPVSPHQSQPPSLPPSTGSHPPFSPPPRARSPACQFYSSDSNSDLALHPYSSSLPSSPTFFHQNFLSVPLQHSSSPSSHWLYPSPPLTPCSAPSQPQNSSPRSRCQSPSRPEDLPSSTRPSPSPSNRQTWRWEQCRDTGSPGAGGCVASERDPAEFRDPGALAQALVVHLGHRRIAQDLQLLLLQRLWLGRTGQAPVVEYPICLVCLRPRSPSCPTPRYKTGPKLLAFPQLLPCAQGQGSGPLQIGIGFGLRLPRGQARALHLIPERRRQEAGPQGEATQAQQCQAPVSPAPARAPGSPSQARSHKSGSCHSPNSTRRPGPPPQAPKQAAASRKPRCSPTPKRPVSPESILQKSPA, from the coding sequence ATGGTGCCTCAAAAGACGGACCAGGTGCTGCTACAGAACACAGCGCCCCCTGGGTGCCACCCCCAGAACCTCTCACAACTCGTGGACTCTCCTCCCTGCGGCAGCAGGCCTGTCTCCCCCCACCAGTCCCAACCTCCATCCCTGCCACCTTCCACTGGGTCCCAtccccccttctcccctcccccacgagCCCGGTCTCCGGCCTGCCAATTCTACTCTTCTGACTCAAATTCCGACTTAGCTCTTCATCCctactcttcctccctccccagctcccccactTTCTTTCACCAGAACTTCCTCTCGGTCCCCCTTCAACACTCCTCCTCTCCCTCGAGCCACTGGCTgtacccctctcctcctctcacgCCCTGCTCGGCTCCGTCCCAGCCCCAGAACTCCTCGCCCCGCTCACGCTGCCAGTCTCCTTCACGGCCCGAAGACCTGCCCAGCTCCACCCGGCCTTCCCCAAGCCCCAGCAACAGGCAGACATGGCGCTGGGAACAGTGCAGGGACACCgggtcccctggggctggggggtgcGTGGCAAGCGAGAGGGACCCTGCGGAGTTCAGGGACCcaggggccctggcccaggccctggtggTCCACCTGGGGCACCGCCGCATCGCACAAGACCTGCAGCTGTTACTTTTGCAACGCCTGTGGCTAGGCAGAACCGGCCAGGCCCCGGTGGTGGAGTACCCCATATGCCTGGTGTGCCTCCGGCCTCGCAGTCCCTCTTGCCCCACTCCCAGGTACAAGACTGGACCCAAGCTGCTGGCCTtcccccagctgctgccctgcGCACAGGGCCAGGGATCCGGGCCACTCCAGATAGGAATTGGCTTCGGCCTCCGCCTGCctcggggccaggccagggccctcCATCTGATACCAGAAAGAAGGCGGCAGGAAGCAGGGCCCCAAGGCGAGGCCACTCAGGCCCAGCAGTGTCAGGCACCAGTGTCTCcagccccggcccgggccccaggctcaccctcccaggccaggagccacaagtCTGGAAGCTGCCACTCACCAAACTCCACCCGCCGTCCAGGGCCTCCGCCGCAGGCGCCAAAGCAGGCCGCGGCCTCCCGAAAGCCCAGGTGTTCTCCCACTCCAAAGAGGCCTGTCTCTCCAGAGTCCATTCTGCAAAAGTCGCCAGCCTAG
- the TCF23 gene encoding transcription factor 23: MSHREARGAPATPGAGHGRAKARAQGLPGTEKRRSRLCRTRQDPWEETNWSTQSWGRAAPNPRGARTGGRARGRSEGSPENAARERSRVRTLRQAFLALQAALPAVPPDTKLSKLDVLVLATSYIAHLTRTLGHELPGPAWPPFLRGLRYLHPLKKWPMRSRLYAGGLGCSGLDATPATTCSPRMKDVQVRSPDSEEAEAGLSTKPLPPALGDK; the protein is encoded by the exons ATGTCACATAGGGAGGCCAGAGGGGCGCCAGCCACGCCAGGCGCAGGGCATGGCCGGGCTAAGGCCAGAGCGCAGGGGCTGCCAGGCACCGAGAAGAGGAGGAGCCGCCTCTGCAGGACAAGGCAGGACCCATGGGAAGAGACCAACTGGAGCACCCAAAGCTGGGGCCGGGCCGCCCCCAACCCTCGAGGGGCCAGGACAGGGGGCCGGGCTCGAGGCAGG agcGAGGGGAGCCCCGAGAACGCGGCGCGGGAGCGGAGCCGGGTGAGGACGCTGCGCCAGGCCttcctggccctgcaggctgctcTGCCGGCCGTGCCTCCCGACACCAAGCTCTCCAAGTTGGATGTGCTGGTTCTGGCCACCAGCTACATCGCCCACCTCACGCGCACGCTGGGGCACGAGCTGCCCGGCCCCGCCTGGCCACCGTTCCTGCGCGGACTCCGCTACTTGCACCCTCTCAAG AAGTGGCCCATGCGCTCACGTCTCTATGCTGGAGGCCTAGGGTGCTCCGGCCTGGACGCCaccccagccaccacctgcagccccaggatGAAGGATGTGCAAGTGCGGTCCCCAGACTCTGAAGAGGCAGAGGCTGGCCTTTCCACCAAGCCACTCCCGCCAGCTCTGGGTGACAAATGA